The Dioscorea cayenensis subsp. rotundata cultivar TDr96_F1 chromosome 7, TDr96_F1_v2_PseudoChromosome.rev07_lg8_w22 25.fasta, whole genome shotgun sequence genome includes a region encoding these proteins:
- the LOC120265636 gene encoding pathogenesis-related protein 1-like — protein MTTTIEVETSIPASRMFKAAVLEWHNLGPKIVPEHIKSIDHIHGDGSAGSIRQINFTPVLPFPFAKERLDSIDHNNFEVKNTTIEGGDVGTKLECMSTHSKFTPTSSGGCIVKVTTTFKVLPGVKPGDEEAKAKEGITKAIKATEAYLLSHPTICA, from the exons ATGACTACAACTATTGAGGTCGAGACTTCCATCCCTGCCAGCCGTATGTTCAAGGCCGCTGTCCTTGAGTGGCACAATCTCGGCCCAAAGATCGTTCCAGAGCATATTAAGAGCATTGATCATATCCATGGTGATGGCAGTGCCGGAAGTATCAGGCAAATCAACTTCACTccag TGTTGCCTTTTCCCTTTGCGAAGGAGCGTCTTGATTCAATTGACCATAACAATTTTGAGGTCAAAAATACCACCATTGAAGGTGGAGATGTGGGAACTAAATTAGAGTGTATGTCAACACATTCAAAATTTACACCGACTAGCAGTGGAGGATGTATTGTCAAAGTAACCACAACATTCAAAGTCCTCCCTGGAGTCAAGCCTGGTGATGAGGAAGCAAAGGCAAAGGAGGGGATCACCAAAGCTATCAAGGCTACTGAGGCTTATCTCTTGTCACACCCTACCATTTGTGCTTAA
- the LOC120264727 gene encoding uncharacterized protein LOC120264727 encodes MKSVEVSMHHSKCEENICQTDSICLHTFSDLSHVPPAAFVYLLKECYICGSHKATHKFRVLQQQVTQALYNSPQPDASTFVAQCLYLLPSLGPPYTEGFSHLLLSSLRRVKTSKSVLSDSSDARHHAVQLSLDILAGFVPHEDRILIKVLEIYDLELKDFGEAICGLEHDGMLDIAKAHMEHYIFNFIKAESYMTAVTLLERFQIHLSSESLLVKMMQNNQFKAAEKWATFMGKPMLCLLVQTYLDMKMLKNAYNMITRNNLKQEFPYVYHLYKESSLKKLAEKGCWDIAESRTNKDRQLLEYLILSINLC; translated from the exons ATGAAATCGGTGGAAGTGTCTATGCATCACAGCAAATGTGAAGAAAATATTTGTCAAACTGATTCAATTTGTTTGCATACTTTCTCGGATTTGTCCCATGTTCCGCCAGCAGCTTTTGTATATTTGTTGAAGGAGTGTTACATTTGCG ggtCGCATAAAGCAACTCATAAATTCCGAGTTCTTCAGCAGCAGGTTACGCAAGCCCTGTACAATTCACCACAACCAGATGCATCCACTTTTGTAGCACAATGCCTTTATCTCTTACCTTCACTTGGGCCTCCATATACAGAGGGCTTCAGCCACCTGCTGCTATCTTCTCTTAGGCGTGTAAAAACTTCAAAATCAGTTTTATCGGACTCATCAGATGCAAGACATCATGCAGTGCAGTTATCTCTTGACATTCTAGCCGGTTTTGTTCCCCATGAAGATCGCATTCTTATCAAGGTTCTAGAAATTTATGATCTTGAGTTGAAAGATTTTGGAGAAGCCATATGTGGTTTGGAGCATGATGGCATGCTAGACATAGCCAAGGCACACATGGAACACTATATATTTAACTTCATAAAAGCAGAGTCTTACATGACTGCTGTGACACTGCTGGAACGCTTTCAGATCCACCTATCCAGTGAATCACTTCTTGTGAAAATGATGCAAAACAATCAATTTAAAGCAGCTGAAAAATGGGCAACATTCATGGGAAAACCTATGTTATGTTTACTTGTTCAAACTTATCTGGACATGAAGATGCTAAAGAATGCTTATAACATGATTACGAGGAATAATCTCAAGCAAGAGTTTCCATATGTATATCATTTGTATAAAGAAAG CTCACTTAAAAAATTGGCTGAGAAAGGTTGTTGGGATATTGCAGAATCAAGGACGAACAAAGATAGGCAACTTCTGGAGTATCTA ATTCTGTCTATCAACTTGTGTTAG